A genomic stretch from Gavia stellata isolate bGavSte3 chromosome 24, bGavSte3.hap2, whole genome shotgun sequence includes:
- the SLC31A2 gene encoding protein SLC31A2 isoform X1, translating to MSFYFSDTAVLLFDFWSVHTPTGIVLSVLVILLLSMLYEAVKMGKAVLLRRALLALPHSLSRESLVEPEEGDAGCPSSLLMGFPILFHRWFRYHVGQTLFHVVQVVLGYMVMLAVMSYNAWIFLGAIAGSTLGYFVVYPLLGRG from the exons ATGTCCTTCTACTTCTCGGACACGGCAGTGCTGCTCTTTGACTTCTGGAGTGTCCACACCCCCACAG GGATTGTGCTCTCGGTGCTGGTGATCCTGCTGCTGTCGATGCTTTATGAAGCCGTCAAGATGGGCAAGGCCGTGCTGCTGCGGCGGGCgctgctggctctgccccacagcctcAGTCGGGAGTCGCTGGTGGAGCCAGAGGAGGGGG ATGccggctgccccagctccttgCTGATGGGGTTTCCCATCCTCTTCCACAGGTGGTTTCGGTACCACGTTGGCCAGACGCTGTTCCACGTGGTGCAGGTGGTGCTGGGCTACATGGTGATGCTGGCCGTCATGTCCTACAACGCCTGGATCTTCCTCGGGGCCATCGCGGGCTCCACACTGGGCTATTTCGTGGTGTACCCCCTGCTCGGTCGGGGCTAG
- the SLC31A2 gene encoding protein SLC31A2 isoform X2, whose product MSFYFSDTAVLLFDFWSVHTPTGIVLSVLVILLLSMLYEAVKMGKAVLLRRALLALPHSLSRESLVEPEEGGTSPTQGRWFRYHVGQTLFHVVQVVLGYMVMLAVMSYNAWIFLGAIAGSTLGYFVVYPLLGRG is encoded by the exons ATGTCCTTCTACTTCTCGGACACGGCAGTGCTGCTCTTTGACTTCTGGAGTGTCCACACCCCCACAG GGATTGTGCTCTCGGTGCTGGTGATCCTGCTGCTGTCGATGCTTTATGAAGCCGTCAAGATGGGCAAGGCCGTGCTGCTGCGGCGGGCgctgctggctctgccccacagcctcAGTCGGGAGTCGCTGGTGGAGCCAGAGGAGGGGGGCACCAGCCCCACGCAGGGCAG GTGGTTTCGGTACCACGTTGGCCAGACGCTGTTCCACGTGGTGCAGGTGGTGCTGGGCTACATGGTGATGCTGGCCGTCATGTCCTACAACGCCTGGATCTTCCTCGGGGCCATCGCGGGCTCCACACTGGGCTATTTCGTGGTGTACCCCCTGCTCGGTCGGGGCTAG